ATTTGGAATAAAATCGTATTTGCATACAattgatttagaaaaatttatttgttaaaaacgaattaattttttaaagaaatgtaataaataagcTTTCTCAAAGCGATTAAGAGAGTTAAATAATTCGGAGTATGTGAAAGAATTTTCCTTGTACCACACACAATTGCGGTTGGAAACAATGACTTGTTTAGGTTCTTCTGCTTCGGTTACGTCCGAAAATCTCAAATACGCGTTACGTAAACGAGGACAATTAAGGTCCGCGAGATGATACACCGTCGAAGGATCATTATTGCGGATGCAGGTTATACAAGGTTTGATAATCGTGTGAACTAACCTCACGGTAACGTCTTTTAGATGAATACGATGTTTTTTGGGCAAAAGAAATGATtgaatttaatgatttaaaatttttttcttaaaaattttcttcacatcattaaatatttccaTGTGAACTAGATGCAATTGTAGATATAATTAGTAATCCCCTTCTAGTTTATTTTGTAAACTAATATCTTCACTCCATTGTCTCTTCTTCACATTTTTCGCATATTACTTAATTTAACcttcaattaattatttatgtttttcttttcgtaACAGTGCTACTCTTAGCCGCCGCAACAACTTCGGTAAGAACTCGTATTAACAAATATTCTTGATAACTAATCCTATTTTATTAGGGACAAAACGGGTATAAATATGACAGACCAGAAAAGACATTTGATGGAGGTCCTGGTGCTCCATCACCTACTCAACCAGGAGGACAAACTGGACCAAGTGGTTTTCCTGGATCTAGACCACAACTAACTTCGCCAACTCCAGGTGGGTTTTTGGGTCAACCTGGATTCCCTGATACTCAAAAACCAAGTAGACCATCTGGTTTATACGGAACACCCTCTCAAGAAGGTCCATCAGGAGGTTTTCCAGCACAACAAGGACCTAAAGCTCCTGGATTTGGACAACAAGCACCTGGATTTGGACAACAAGCACCTGGATTTGGTCAACAAGCACCAGGATTTAGCCAACAAGCACCGGGAGTAGATTTCCAAAGACCCGGCCAAGGACAACAAAGACCTACTCAAAGACCAAGTGAAGGAGGATATCCATCAGGACCTGTGCAGAGACCACAAGGCGGTGGATTCCCTTCCGTTGATACTCAAAGACCTGGAGGTTTCCCATCGCAACGGCCTGACGAAAGTGGTTTTCCATCAGGACCATCCCAAAGACCTGGAACGGGAACTTATCCATCTGGACCATCTCAAAGACCCGGTGAAGGCGGATTCCCATCCGGACCTTCTCAAAGACCAAGCGAAGGATACCCATCAGGAGGTCCACAAGGACCAGGATTTCCGGGAGGAAGACCACAAGGTACTGGAGGAACCCAGGGAGGTCAACAAGGATCAGGATTTCCAGGCGGAAAACCACAAGGCCCTGAACCTTATCCAGGAAGAGGGCAACCCGGACAAGGATATCCTGGTGCTCCTAGCCAAGAAGGAGGTTTCCCAAGTCAACCAGGACAATTCCCCGGTCAACAAGGACAATTCCCCGGTCAACAAGGACAATTCCCAAGTTCTCAAGGACAATTTCCAGGTGCTCAAGGACCCTTCCCTGGCGGTGAAGGTCCTGGCGGAGCTGCCCCAGGTCATTTCGATGATGGTACTTACGACGAAGGCGATTATTCTGCGATTCCCGGTGAACCAGATATAGACTATCCTATTTACTCTGAGATTTTCGAAACTTCCTTCAGATGTGAAGATCAAGAATATCCTGGGTATTACGCCGATGTCGAAGCGAGATGTCAAATATTCCATGTGTGCGCTAACAACAAGACCTACGACTTTTTGTGCCCCAATGGAACCATTTTCCATCAAGAATACTTGGTTTGTGTTTGGTGGAATCAATTTGATTGTAACACGGCTCCTTCTTTGTACGGAATTAATGCtaatatttatgattattcGATTATGGGCAGCCCCGAACAGTTTCCGCTGGGACCGGGTGTTCCTGGAGGATTTGGACCTGGGGGTacgaaataaatctttttcttttatttagaTTACTAAAGTGTTATTATCTTAATAGGACCAATACCGTCTGGACCATCAGCAGGTTATCCAGGTCAAGCACCTTCAGGGCCAGCTCCTGGTGGTTATCCAGGACAAGGACCATCAGAGCCATCTCAAGGTGGTTATCCTGGTCAAGCACCATCAGGGCCACCTCAAGGAACTTATCCAGGTCAAGCACCATCGGGACCAGCACCAGGAGGTCCAACAGGAGGTTATCCAGGGGAACGTCCAGCTGGAAGATATCCAGGACAAAGTTCAGGAGGACAAGGTCCAGATCAAGGATACCCTAGTGCACGACCAGGAAGACCAGGAAGTCAAGGACCAGATCGGGGTTATCCAAGTGGACGACCAGGTGGTCCGGGAGGTCAAGGAGTAGATCAAGGATTCCCAAGTGGGAGACCGGGTGGACCAGGAAGTCCAGGGTCTGATCAGGGTTATCCAGGTGGGCGACCTGGAGGACCGGGGGGACCAGGAGGACCAGGAAGTCAACGACCTGATCAAGGTTACCCAAGTGGAAGACCAGGAGGACCGGGAAGTCAAGGGCCTGATCAAGGTTTCCCAAGTGGAAGACCAGGAGGACCGGGAAGTCAAGGACCTGATCAAGGTTATCCAGGTGGAAGACCTGGAGGACCAGGAAGCCAAAGACCTGACCAGGGTTATCCAAGTGGAAGACCAGGAGGACCGGGAGGTCAAGGGCCTGATCAAGGTTACCCAACTGGAAGACCAGGAGGACCAGGAGGTCAAGGGCCTGATCAAGGTTATCCAACTGGAAGACCAGGAGGACCAGGAGGTCAAGGGCCTGATCAAGGTTATCCAAGTGGAAGACCAGGAGGTCAAGGGCCTGATCAAGGTTATCCAAGTGGAAGACCAGGGGGACCAGGAAGTCAAAGACCAGACCAAGGATACCCAAGTGGACGACCAGGAGGTCCAGGAGGTCAAAGACCCGATCAAGGTTATCCAAGTG
This region of Onthophagus taurus isolate NC chromosome 3, IU_Otau_3.0, whole genome shotgun sequence genomic DNA includes:
- the LOC111416158 gene encoding collagen alpha-1(I) chain-like, translating into MNWILLFAVLLLAAATTSGQNGYKYDRPEKTFDGGPGAPSPTQPGGQTGPSGFPGSRPQLTSPTPGGFLGQPGFPDTQKPSRPSGLYGTPSQEGPSGGFPAQQGPKAPGFGQQAPGFGQQAPGFGQQAPGFSQQAPGVDFQRPGQGQQRPTQRPSEGGYPSGPVQRPQGGGFPSVDTQRPGGFPSQRPDESGFPSGPSQRPGTGTYPSGPSQRPGEGGFPSGPSQRPSEGYPSGGPQGPGFPGGRPQGTGGTQGGQQGSGFPGGKPQGPEPYPGRGQPGQGYPGAPSQEGGFPSQPGQFPGQQGQFPGQQGQFPSSQGQFPGAQGPFPGGEGPGGAAPGHFDDGTYDEGDYSAIPGEPDIDYPIYSEIFETSFRCEDQEYPGYYADVEARCQIFHVCANNKTYDFLCPNGTIFHQEYLVCVWWNQFDCNTAPSLYGINANIYDYSIMGSPEQFPLGPGVPGGFGPGGPIPSGPSAGYPGQAPSGPAPGGYPGQGPSEPSQGGYPGQAPSGPPQGTYPGQAPSGPAPGGPTGGYPGERPAGRYPGQSSGGQGPDQGYPSARPGRPGSQGPDRGYPSGRPGGPGGQGVDQGFPSGRPGGPGSPGSDQGYPGGRPGGPGGPGGPGSQRPDQGYPSGRPGGPGSQGPDQGFPSGRPGGPGSQGPDQGYPGGRPGGPGSQRPDQGYPSGRPGGPGGQGPDQGYPTGRPGGPGGQGPDQGYPTGRPGGPGGQGPDQGYPSGRPGGQGPDQGYPSGRPGGPGSQRPDQGYPSGRPGGPGGQRPDQGYPSGQPGGPGSQGPDQGYPSGRPSAPGSQGGYPSGRPGQGPSGPQGPTGPQGPSGPQVPSGPQGPSGPAPGQGPEGYPTGPRPSPSFPPSQRPGGGDQGYPGQGPSQGPQQGFPGGQRPQAPTREYLPPN